The DNA window GCGGCGCCGCTGCTGGCCGGAGCGCTGGAGTGTGTGCGGGCCGGCTTCGTCCCCGGCGGGCTGAAGGCCAACCGGGAGTTCGCCGAGTGCGTGGTCGGCTACGGCGACAGCGTCCCCGAGGACCGCAAGACCATCCTGTTCGACCCCCAGACCGCGGGCGGGCTGCTGATCTCGGTGGCGGCGGGAGATTCAAAGGGCCTGGTCGAGAAGCTGCGGGCTAAGGGCGTGGCGGCGGAGGAGATCGGGGACGTGACGGCGCAGGAGAAGCCGCTTATCCGCGTAGATTGAGGTAAACCGGCTCGGTAGCGATGCCGAGAGACTCAAGCAGGCGCCGCAGGAGCGGTCCCAACCCGAGTTTTCTCGCCAGCCAAAGGGTCAGTAGAAGCAATCCATTCCCTCTATGAAAAACAATAGGGCCTTTGAAGGGGAGATTTTCCCCGTGCGCCCGCTGTACTGTCAAGTGGGTAGAAGGTCATGTTTACCACTTCGGGACTCGGGGGAAGACTCGGGTAGTGCACCCGTTCAACTGCATCGTCGGGCCAGATAATGGCGTGAGGCCGTATTCCGCCCGTTCGAATGTTCGTTTTCCAGTAACGATTTCGTACCTAGTGCATCTCTTCTAGTGAAGTACGCTGCCGGAGTGACCGCCACCGCCGTACTCTGAAGGAAGCTCAAAAGGTACAATCGAACTGTCCGATGTCGAACCTTCCACTGCCCATTGCGGCCTTTATCGCCGGTCTGCTGTCCTTCCTGTCGCCGTGCGTGTTACCGCTGGTGCCGGGATACGTGTCGTTGATCTCCGGCGTGGGGGTGGAGGAACTGAAGCAACAGGACCCGCGGCGCCTGCGCACCGTGATGCTGCATTCCCTGATGTTCATCGCCGGGTTCTCGCTGGTCTTCATCCTGCTGGGAGCGGCGGCCACCGGCCTGGGCCAGCTCATGGCGCAGTACAAGCGCTACCTGACCTACCTGGCGGGCGTCATCATCATCGTCTTCGGCCTGCACCTGACCGGCATCTTCAAGATCGCCGCCCTGTACGCCGACAAGCGCATGCACTCCATCCAGGGGGGAAGCACGCCCTGGGGCGCCTTCGCCGTGGGCTTCGCCTTTGCCTTCGGCTGGACGCCGTGCATCGGGCCCATCCTGACCGTGATCCTGACCTTCGCCGCCTCGGAGGAGAAGGTGATGCAGGGTGTGGCGCTGCTGGCCATCTACTCGGCCGGCCTGGCGGTGCCTTTCCTGCTGACCTCTCTGGGCGTGGACCGCTTCCTGGTGTTTTACAGCCGTTTCCGCCGCCACCTGCACACGGTGGAGGTGGTGAGCGGGGTGCTGCTGATCGCCATCGGCGCCCTCATCCTGACCCGCCACTTCACCGTGTTGTCGGGCTATCTCGCATTCCTGAATCGCTTTGCCTTGTAAGGACGTGCTGGTTTGAAACGGAACATCTTCATCCTGTTGCTGGTCATCTTCACGGTCACCCTGATGTTGTGGGTGGGCCGGCGAGCGGCGCAGAACCGCGCCGAGTCCGGGCAGCCACTCAGCGGCCGCACCCTGAAGGGAGCTCCCGCCCCCGATTTCGAGCTCAAGAGCCTCGATGGCAGGACCGTGCGGCTCTCCGATTACCGCGGCAAGGCCGTGCTGCTGAACTTCTGGGCCACCTGGTGCCCGCCCTGCAAGATCGAGATGCCCTGGTTCGTGGACCTGCAGAAGCAGTACGGCGGGCAAGGGTTGCAGGTCATCGGCATCGCCATGGACGACGACGCCGAGAAGGACTCCGCCAAGATCGCCGAGTTCGTCAAGGAGATGAACCTCAACTACGTCGTGCTCCTGGGCAACGACAAGGTGGGCGACGCCTACGGCGGGGTCGACGGCCTGCCTACCACGTTCTATATCGGCCGCGACGGCCGGATCCTGACCGCGGTCAGCGGCCTGGTCAGCCACTCGGAGATCGAGGAGAACATCAAGAAGGCGCTGGCCGCGCAATCCACGGTGGCCAACGCCGGCGGTCAGCGATGACGCGCATCGCCATCCTGTGGCTCACCCTGGGTTGCGCAAGTGCCGCGGCGCAGGACCTTAAGGGGCTCCCGCACCATGTGACCTTCCTTGGGCCGGCGTCGGCGGTGAGCATCGCCAGGGGCAGGGCAACGCCGGTCACGCTCCAGTTCCGCGTTGCCTCCGGCTTCCACATCAACTCCAATAAGCCGACCTCGGAGCTGCTGGTCCCGACCGTGCTCACGCTGAATCCCCCGACCGACATCGTCATCGGGAAGATCACCTACCCGCCGGGGGTGGACGCGACCTTCGCGTTTGCTCCCGCGGAGACGTTGAACGTCTATGAGGGCAAGTTCGCGATCAAGGCGCTGGTGACCGCGGCCAAGACCGCGATTGCGGGCAAATACACGGTGCACGCCTCGCTGAAGTACCAGGCCTGCGACAACCGGGCCTGCTATCCCCCGAAGTCGGTGCCTGCCGACTTCGACATCGCGGTGCC is part of the Terriglobales bacterium genome and encodes:
- a CDS encoding cytochrome c biogenesis protein CcdA, yielding MSNLPLPIAAFIAGLLSFLSPCVLPLVPGYVSLISGVGVEELKQQDPRRLRTVMLHSLMFIAGFSLVFILLGAAATGLGQLMAQYKRYLTYLAGVIIIVFGLHLTGIFKIAALYADKRMHSIQGGSTPWGAFAVGFAFAFGWTPCIGPILTVILTFAASEEKVMQGVALLAIYSAGLAVPFLLTSLGVDRFLVFYSRFRRHLHTVEVVSGVLLIAIGALILTRHFTVLSGYLAFLNRFAL
- a CDS encoding TlpA disulfide reductase family protein, yielding MKRNIFILLLVIFTVTLMLWVGRRAAQNRAESGQPLSGRTLKGAPAPDFELKSLDGRTVRLSDYRGKAVLLNFWATWCPPCKIEMPWFVDLQKQYGGQGLQVIGIAMDDDAEKDSAKIAEFVKEMNLNYVVLLGNDKVGDAYGGVDGLPTTFYIGRDGRILTAVSGLVSHSEIEENIKKALAAQSTVANAGGQR
- a CDS encoding protein-disulfide reductase DsbD domain-containing protein, with amino-acid sequence MTRIAILWLTLGCASAAAQDLKGLPHHVTFLGPASAVSIARGRATPVTLQFRVASGFHINSNKPTSELLVPTVLTLNPPTDIVIGKITYPPGVDATFAFAPAETLNVYEGKFAIKALVTAAKTAIAGKYTVHASLKYQACDNRACYPPKSVPADFDIAVPKSKSSGAGVVRRGQSPNIHR